A region of the Pseudomonadota bacterium genome:
GGCTGCGGCCGACACCTCAGCCGTCACCACGTCGTCTGTGAGAAACGGATTCAGGTCAGGGGGGATGATGAAGGCCGAGGCTGCGCGCCCCGAGCCATCCGGCGAGAAGGCGAGAAACCCGAATCCCCGGGGGTGAACAGTGATGGAGCCTGTGACGTGCATGGGCAACGAGTTCGCAGGGGCCTGCGCGACTCCTGTGCAGCACGTCTGCTCGCGCCCAGGCAATCACGCGCGGCTTCGAGGGCAGCGCCTCGCGCAGTGCGAGGCTCAACGGCACTCGTCAGGTCGCCAGGCGACCCGCCATCCAGCTACGCACGGCGTCGGCGAAGACGCGCAGGTCATCGAGCCGCTGCAGGTTGTCATAGACCTCATTCCAGTCGATGCCCGTATACTCGTGAACGAGTACATTGCGAAACCCGGCAAGGGGTGCGAGATGCGTGGCAAATGCAGGCGACAAGACCGCGAGGTCGCCCATCCGCATGATGGCCTCGTGATCGTCTGCGGGGCGCTGCGCCCCCTCGAGCGAGATGATTCGATTGCACATGTCAATCACGCACTGCGCGGCGATCTCGAGATTTCACTCGACAACGTCGCGCAAGAAGGGGTCAGCGTCGAACTCGCTACGGGGCCTGCTCTGCAGCGCGGTCAAGCGGGAGAGACGCTCGTCCAGCTCGTCCAACCTGCGTTCGATACCGCCGAGCTCTGGCGTCACGATCGCCTCCGTTCAGAATCTCACGCTGCTGCTGCCGCAGCACGGGAAGATAGTCGCCGTAGCGGCCTGAGACATGGGCTTCGAACTCTACCCGTTCTGCAACCGACCGCTCGAAGATGCGAACGCCATGCGTGAGCACTGCGTTTGACAGCTCGACCGGCGCACGGTTGAGGTTCACGAGGTCGAGGGCGATATCGCCCAGCAATGGCCGCAGCGCGGTCACCACGTCGGTGCGAAAGCGCGGCCAGGAGGTGCCCCGATCGGTCACCACAGCGAGGTCGAGATCGCTGCTCGTAGACGCTCGACCCGTGGCCCGGGACCCGAACACGTAGACCAGAACCACCTCGGGGAAGGCGGCCAGTGCTTCTGCGATTTGCGCTGTATCCACGTTGAGATTCGACCACGTC
Encoded here:
- a CDS encoding nucleotidyltransferase domain-containing protein; the encoded protein is MGSVIGCPSVVVACLTWSNLNVDTAQIAEALAAFPEVVLVYVFGSRATGRASTSSDLDLAVVTDRGTSWPRFRTDVVTALRPLLGDIALDLVNLNRAPVELSNAVLTHGVRIFERSVAERVEFEAHVSGRYGDYLPVLRQQQREILNGGDRDARARRYRTQVGRAGRASLPLDRAAEQAP